One part of the Pandoraea faecigallinarum genome encodes these proteins:
- the cobA gene encoding uroporphyrinogen-III C-methyltransferase — protein sequence MKQGKVTLLSAGPGALDLLTLRAARVLGEADVLLIDDLANPEIATLAPQARVIAVGKRGGCRSTPQAFIERMMCRFAKCGAHVVRVKGGDALMFGRAGEEMTALRRAGVPVEIVNGVSAAFAAAAGLGMSLTHRDHCAGVTFVTAHRQDGSAPNWAALAATGTTLAIYMGLHRVEALSAALLAHLDAHTPAGIVQWAGTPQERRMVTSLGRLAADVRAGGFASPAILLVGGAVAEAAMDAATTRQQREDVIARAA from the coding sequence ATGAAGCAAGGCAAAGTCACGCTGCTCAGTGCCGGCCCCGGCGCACTCGATCTGCTCACGTTACGCGCGGCGCGCGTGCTCGGCGAGGCCGATGTGCTGCTCATCGACGATCTGGCGAATCCGGAGATCGCCACGCTCGCGCCGCAGGCACGCGTGATTGCCGTGGGCAAGCGCGGCGGGTGCCGTTCCACGCCGCAGGCTTTCATCGAACGAATGATGTGCCGGTTCGCGAAATGCGGCGCGCATGTGGTGCGGGTCAAGGGCGGCGACGCACTGATGTTCGGCCGGGCGGGCGAGGAGATGACGGCACTGCGGCGCGCGGGCGTGCCGGTGGAGATCGTCAACGGCGTGTCGGCAGCCTTTGCGGCGGCGGCCGGCCTCGGCATGTCGCTGACGCATCGCGATCATTGTGCGGGCGTGACCTTCGTCACCGCGCACCGGCAGGACGGCAGTGCGCCGAACTGGGCGGCGCTCGCCGCGACCGGTACCACGCTGGCGATCTACATGGGACTGCATCGGGTCGAGGCACTGAGCGCTGCGCTGCTCGCGCATCTCGATGCCCACACGCCGGCGGGCATTGTCCAGTGGGCGGGCACGCCGCAGGAACGCCGCATGGTGACGTCGCTGGGCCGGCTGGCCGCCGATGTGCGGGCGGGCGGCTTCGCCAGTCCTGCCATCCTCCTCGTGGGCGGCGCGGTCGCTGAAGCGGCGATGGACGCTGCAACGACGCGACAACAACGCGAGGATGTCATCGCGCGGGCGGCCTGA
- a CDS encoding ANTAR domain-containing response regulator has translation MATPAAAGASRPAHASGVLRVLLVTDTDKPIGELRAALARLGCEMLAEVAKPQALPRVVESERPDVVIIDTESPSRDTLEQLAVMNAAAPRPVLMFSADGNQSLIRAAVDAGVTAYSVEGLAADRLAPILEVALARFAHEEKLRARLAKAESELADRKLIDRAKRLLMDRRRISEQEAYAILRKRAMDQGEKLVEVARQLVSIAELLG, from the coding sequence ATGGCCACGCCCGCCGCGGCGGGCGCATCGCGTCCGGCTCACGCTTCGGGCGTGCTGCGCGTGCTCCTCGTCACGGACACCGACAAACCGATCGGCGAATTGCGCGCGGCGCTCGCGCGTCTGGGCTGCGAGATGCTCGCCGAAGTCGCCAAACCGCAGGCCTTGCCGCGTGTGGTCGAGAGCGAGCGGCCCGATGTGGTCATCATCGATACCGAATCGCCGTCGCGAGACACGCTGGAGCAACTGGCGGTCATGAACGCGGCGGCGCCGCGCCCGGTGCTGATGTTCTCTGCCGACGGTAATCAGTCGCTCATTCGCGCGGCCGTGGATGCGGGCGTGACGGCGTACTCTGTCGAAGGGCTGGCAGCCGACCGGCTCGCACCGATTCTCGAAGTCGCGCTGGCGCGTTTCGCCCACGAGGAGAAACTGCGGGCCCGGCTGGCGAAGGCCGAGAGCGAACTGGCCGACCGCAAGCTGATCGACCGTGCGAAGCGGCTGCTCATGGACCGGCGCAGGATTTCCGAGCAGGAGGCGTATGCCATTCTGCGCAAGCGGGCGATGGATCAGGGCGAGAAGCTCGTCGAGGTGGCGCGTCAGCTCGTCTCGATTGCCGAATTACTGGGATAG
- a CDS encoding zinc ribbon domain-containing protein YjdM has protein sequence MSTLPPCPKCHSEFTYEDAGMYICPECGNEWSAQAEASAEPAARVYRDSTGAILQNGDTVTVIKDLKLKGGGGTIKMGTKVKNIRLVDSDHDIDCKIDGFGAMSLKTEFVRKV, from the coding sequence ATGAGCACACTGCCCCCTTGCCCGAAATGCCATTCCGAATTCACGTATGAAGACGCCGGCATGTACATTTGCCCGGAATGCGGCAACGAATGGTCGGCGCAGGCCGAAGCGTCCGCCGAGCCGGCCGCGCGTGTCTACCGCGATTCGACCGGTGCGATCCTGCAAAACGGCGACACCGTCACCGTCATCAAGGACCTGAAACTCAAAGGCGGCGGCGGCACGATCAAGATGGGCACCAAGGTAAAGAACATCCGCCTCGTCGACAGCGACCACGACATCGATTGCAAGATCGACGGTTTCGGCGCCATGAGCCTGAAGACGGAGTTCGTCAGGAAGGTGTGA
- a CDS encoding bifunctional helix-turn-helix transcriptional regulator/GNAT family N-acetyltransferase, with protein sequence MDFVDIPGKPRDAEILELRDFSRRLVRELGFMRTTLADSDLAPSAVHAIIEIGAAPGIGAKDLGHILRLDKSNTSRQIAKLEASGLVRRVTANDDARASELYLTEEGQKLRQKIDRYATDQVSSALRRIVPADQAALVRSLALYADALAQDNASKRDTDAQIASQITQGYRPGCIGDIASLHARYYAQHWGFGAFFEKKVAMGLAEFAGALPAEGKALWLYVENDRTLASLAIDGNLETGVAHLRWFIVDDVLRGTGVGRRLMSNAMAFVDARFHETYLWTFKGLDAARHLYESFGFRLAEAFEGEQWGTKVTEQRFCRLRGRGEPGVEDSLRVASAD encoded by the coding sequence ATGGATTTTGTCGACATCCCCGGTAAGCCCCGTGACGCAGAGATTCTGGAACTCCGCGACTTCTCCCGCCGGTTGGTGCGCGAACTCGGCTTCATGCGTACCACGTTGGCCGATAGCGATCTTGCGCCGTCCGCCGTGCACGCCATCATCGAAATCGGCGCCGCGCCCGGCATCGGTGCCAAGGACCTCGGCCATATCCTGCGTCTCGATAAATCCAATACGAGCCGCCAGATCGCGAAGCTCGAAGCCAGCGGGCTCGTGCGGCGCGTGACAGCGAACGACGATGCCCGCGCCTCCGAGCTTTATCTGACCGAGGAGGGACAAAAGCTGCGCCAAAAGATCGACCGTTACGCCACGGATCAGGTGTCCAGCGCGTTGCGGCGCATCGTGCCCGCCGATCAGGCGGCGTTGGTCCGTTCCCTGGCGTTATATGCGGACGCGCTCGCGCAGGACAACGCTTCGAAGCGCGATACCGATGCGCAGATCGCGTCGCAGATCACGCAGGGCTATCGGCCCGGCTGTATCGGGGACATCGCGAGTCTTCATGCGCGCTACTACGCGCAGCACTGGGGCTTCGGTGCGTTCTTCGAGAAAAAGGTTGCCATGGGGCTGGCGGAATTTGCCGGTGCTTTGCCGGCCGAGGGCAAGGCGTTATGGCTTTACGTCGAGAACGATCGCACCCTCGCGTCGCTGGCCATCGACGGGAATCTCGAGACGGGAGTCGCTCATCTGCGATGGTTCATCGTCGATGACGTGTTGCGCGGCACGGGCGTCGGGCGACGTCTCATGTCCAACGCCATGGCGTTCGTCGATGCGCGGTTTCATGAGACGTACCTCTGGACGTTCAAAGGACTCGATGCGGCACGCCACCTGTACGAATCGTTCGGCTTCCGCCTCGCGGAAGCATTCGAGGGCGAGCAATGGGGGACGAAAGTCACGGAGCAGCGGTTTTGCCGTCTCAGAGGGAGGGGCGAGCCCGGCGTCGAGGACTCACTGCGTGTCGCGTCGGCCGACTAG
- a CDS encoding transporter — MKKFLMLAAAIMPLAAHATNPLVTDDTGTQDTGNWQLELNSEWITLPTSRQQQWTNTLTYGVLPALDVAIQAPYQRSRPDGDGWTSGFTDLQLQAKWRFLEGEQWSLGLKPFVTLPTASQDRGLGNGRATTGANLLMQYTLDRWTFLANAGYTWNNNSTGNRQSLWNVSTAMLFSVTEELRLVGDIGMATNPDSTTQTKPAYALVGAIYSPTKDLDLDVGYKRGLNPASLTHSVQAGVTIRW, encoded by the coding sequence ATGAAGAAGTTTCTGATGTTGGCCGCAGCGATTATGCCGCTCGCCGCGCATGCTACGAATCCGCTCGTCACGGATGACACGGGCACGCAGGATACGGGCAACTGGCAGTTGGAACTCAATAGCGAATGGATAACGCTGCCGACATCGCGACAGCAGCAATGGACCAACACACTGACCTATGGGGTACTGCCCGCGCTCGACGTGGCCATTCAGGCGCCCTACCAACGCAGCCGTCCGGACGGCGACGGCTGGACCAGTGGCTTCACCGACCTCCAGCTGCAGGCCAAATGGCGCTTTCTCGAAGGCGAGCAATGGAGTCTCGGCCTGAAACCATTCGTCACGCTCCCGACGGCAAGCCAGGATCGCGGCCTCGGCAACGGGCGCGCCACGACCGGCGCCAACCTGTTGATGCAATATACGCTCGATCGCTGGACGTTCCTCGCCAACGCCGGCTACACCTGGAACAACAACAGCACGGGCAACCGGCAGAGCCTGTGGAATGTATCAACGGCCATGCTTTTCAGCGTGACGGAGGAATTGCGGCTCGTCGGCGATATCGGCATGGCAACGAACCCCGACAGCACCACGCAGACCAAGCCCGCGTATGCGCTCGTCGGCGCCATTTACAGTCCGACGAAGGACCTCGATCTGGACGTCGGCTACAAGCGCGGCCTGAATCCCGCCTCCCTCACGCATTCGGTTCAGGCCGGGGTAACGATTCGCTGGTAA
- a CDS encoding PaaI family thioesterase produces MSATPLPVLNYLRSQLDGTLRGDETIHMRYPTAISRFLGFRIVEIGEASAVIELHARTDLHGNQQGTVHGGLLCELADAAIGTAHSTLMVEGETFTSIDLKATFLRPVWESRLLAHAWATHRGRTVSHYQCDIERDDGKVVARVDSAVMTLRGDHAKGR; encoded by the coding sequence ATGTCCGCCACCCCACTCCCGGTCCTGAACTACCTGCGAAGCCAGCTCGACGGCACACTGCGCGGCGACGAGACGATCCACATGCGTTACCCGACGGCAATCTCGCGATTCCTGGGCTTTCGCATCGTGGAGATCGGTGAAGCATCGGCGGTCATCGAATTGCACGCACGCACCGACCTCCACGGCAACCAGCAGGGCACCGTGCACGGCGGCCTGCTCTGCGAGCTTGCAGATGCCGCCATCGGCACCGCACATTCCACGCTCATGGTCGAGGGCGAAACCTTCACCAGCATCGACCTGAAGGCCACGTTCCTGCGTCCCGTGTGGGAATCGCGTCTGCTCGCGCACGCATGGGCAACGCACCGCGGGCGCACCGTCTCCCACTATCAATGCGACATCGAGCGCGACGACGGCAAAGTCGTTGCACGCGTGGACAGCGCCGTCATGACCTTGCGCGGCGACCACGCCAAGGGCCGATAA
- a CDS encoding IS110 family transposase codes for MNCTAVGVDIAKSVFQVHYVDQETGEIVNKPIKRAKFLEHFANRAPCLIGMEACGGAHHWARQLAKLGHEVKLMPGEFVKAFNIRNKSDAADAKAIWLAVQQPGKPVAVKTEMQQAMLGLHRMRQQLIKFRTMQINALRGLLTEYGEVMGKSRAKLDKEIPAVLERIAERLPAVLIDTFRAQWNGLEKLDEQIAEIERRMREWKKEDKAVKAISEIPGVGLLTATAAVAMMGDAKAFSSGREFAAWVGIVPKQTGSGGKVNLHGISKRGDTYLRTLLIHGARSVLTHAKEPGEWVEQIQKRRPKNVVIVALANKMARTIWAVLAHDRQYQKGYVSVKPV; via the coding sequence GTGAATTGTACGGCAGTGGGTGTAGACATCGCGAAAAGTGTGTTCCAAGTGCATTACGTCGATCAGGAAACTGGCGAGATCGTGAACAAGCCGATCAAGCGGGCAAAGTTCCTTGAGCATTTTGCGAACCGAGCGCCGTGCCTGATCGGGATGGAAGCGTGCGGTGGTGCGCACCACTGGGCCCGGCAACTCGCGAAGCTGGGCCACGAGGTGAAGCTGATGCCGGGGGAGTTCGTAAAGGCTTTCAACATCAGGAACAAGAGCGATGCGGCTGATGCGAAGGCGATCTGGCTGGCCGTGCAGCAGCCGGGCAAGCCGGTCGCAGTAAAGACCGAAATGCAGCAAGCCATGCTGGGGCTGCACCGGATGAGACAGCAACTGATCAAATTTCGCACGATGCAGATTAATGCTCTGCGAGGGCTGCTAACGGAATACGGTGAAGTGATGGGCAAGAGTCGGGCGAAGCTCGATAAGGAAATACCCGCTGTGCTCGAACGGATTGCGGAGCGTTTGCCTGCCGTGCTGATCGATACGTTTCGCGCGCAGTGGAACGGACTGGAGAAGCTTGATGAGCAGATCGCTGAGATCGAGCGTCGGATGCGCGAGTGGAAGAAAGAGGATAAGGCGGTCAAGGCCATCAGCGAGATTCCCGGTGTTGGATTACTGACGGCAACAGCAGCTGTCGCGATGATGGGAGATGCGAAAGCGTTCAGTTCGGGACGAGAGTTTGCCGCGTGGGTTGGGATCGTGCCGAAGCAGACGGGTTCGGGCGGCAAGGTGAACTTGCATGGCATATCAAAGCGCGGCGACACATATCTGCGCACCCTGCTGATTCACGGTGCACGATCTGTGCTGACGCATGCGAAAGAGCCCGGTGAGTGGGTCGAACAAATCCAGAAGCGGCGGCCAAAAAATGTCGTAATCGTCGCGTTAGCCAACAAGATGGCGCGAACGATCTGGGCAGTTCTTGCCCATGACCGGCAGTACCAGAAGGGATACGTGAGCGTGAAACCCGTCTAA
- a CDS encoding isochorismatase family cysteine hydrolase: protein MHYQTDILALFPSAAPALLANTRALCDAARLSDIGVYFVKFHFSAGYPEISPMNRNGQGVKRLGRFVDDCISPELGQRADEPLILAHRASAFFGTDLEVRLSGKGIDTLIMAGIASTGVMLSTVAYASDADYRLFTVKDCCYDPDPVVHDRLFATAFDSRTTVLTLADALALVGRRDTQ from the coding sequence ATGCATTACCAGACGGATATCCTCGCGTTGTTTCCGAGCGCCGCACCAGCGCTGCTGGCCAATACCCGTGCGCTATGCGACGCCGCCCGTCTCAGCGACATCGGCGTCTACTTCGTCAAATTTCACTTCAGCGCAGGTTATCCGGAGATCAGTCCGATGAACCGGAACGGACAGGGTGTCAAACGCCTCGGGCGCTTCGTCGACGACTGCATCTCGCCGGAACTCGGCCAACGGGCGGACGAGCCGCTCATTCTCGCTCACCGCGCCAGCGCATTCTTCGGCACGGATCTGGAGGTGCGGCTTTCCGGCAAAGGTATCGACACGCTCATCATGGCCGGCATTGCATCGACGGGCGTGATGCTTTCGACCGTGGCCTACGCGAGCGACGCCGACTATCGGCTATTCACCGTCAAGGATTGTTGCTACGACCCCGATCCGGTCGTTCACGATCGGCTGTTCGCGACGGCGTTCGACTCGCGCACAACGGTGCTCACGCTGGCCGACGCGTTGGCGCTAGTCGGCCGACGCGACACGCAGTGA
- a CDS encoding metal-dependent hydrolase: MHRTGWAASVHAWPLTLVGALLPDIDHPKSMLGRRVAPLSLAISHVFGHRGLTHSLLLPAFAIVACLYGWGRVPPWMLALCAGYLSHLLADWLTPSGVPLCWPLRTRFRSPLHVTTGSAAEWCVAAALAFAMWRWW; the protein is encoded by the coding sequence ATGCATCGTACCGGTTGGGCCGCGAGCGTTCACGCATGGCCGTTGACGCTGGTTGGCGCGTTGCTGCCCGATATCGATCATCCGAAAAGTATGCTGGGGCGGCGCGTGGCGCCTCTGTCGCTTGCGATATCCCATGTCTTCGGGCACCGCGGCCTGACGCATTCCCTGTTATTACCGGCGTTTGCGATCGTCGCGTGTCTTTACGGATGGGGTCGCGTGCCGCCCTGGATGCTCGCGCTGTGTGCCGGATACCTGTCGCACTTGCTGGCGGACTGGCTGACGCCCTCCGGTGTGCCGCTGTGCTGGCCTCTTCGGACTCGCTTTCGCTCGCCGCTTCATGTCACGACAGGGTCCGCCGCCGAGTGGTGCGTGGCGGCGGCGCTTGCGTTCGCGATGTGGCGATGGTGGTGA
- a CDS encoding PLP-dependent aminotransferase family protein, translated as MSPTSSASSTSPVAALVARLSDDIRSGAFPPGMALPTHRKLAAQYGIAVASATKVYAKLRDLGLVVGETGRGTFVRDRPMQREWDVDDEARLSSSAVDLSFNHPSWPDRSELLRSTLRELTTAGDLSALLHQQPPGGRRHEREIVAAYLRDTRGIDVPGERVFLVGGAQQGLDVVVRAALRPGDAVAVDALTYPGFRMTASLAGLTLKPVPFAEGVPDLDALEATCRHHAVRAIYTMPTLHNPLGGVLNEAQRRRLVDIARRYDCLIVEDATYAYLVDDAPASVVTLAPERTFHVASISKSVATGLRFGHVVTPASHAGALMRVIRATYWSLPSLVTAIATRWMAGGDIVRQEERQRESAKRRQAVARKVLRGMEVVAHPSSLFLWLPLPEGLRMDRVASALAASGIAVSKAQAYATTRHAPHALRLGLSSMTDEQVEPVLTAVREVIERFPVE; from the coding sequence ATGTCGCCCACCTCGTCAGCCTCCTCCACGTCGCCTGTGGCCGCGCTCGTCGCGCGTTTGTCCGACGACATTCGCAGCGGTGCGTTCCCGCCGGGCATGGCGCTGCCGACACACCGCAAGCTCGCGGCGCAATATGGCATCGCCGTCGCCTCGGCCACGAAGGTCTACGCGAAGCTGCGCGATCTCGGACTGGTCGTCGGGGAAACCGGGCGGGGGACGTTCGTGCGCGACCGTCCGATGCAGCGCGAGTGGGACGTCGACGACGAGGCGCGGCTGAGTTCCAGTGCGGTGGACCTGTCGTTCAACCATCCGTCGTGGCCCGATCGCAGCGAACTGCTGCGCTCGACGTTGCGCGAACTCACGACGGCGGGCGATCTCAGTGCGTTGCTGCATCAGCAGCCGCCCGGCGGGCGCCGGCACGAGCGCGAGATCGTCGCGGCGTACTTGCGCGACACGCGGGGAATCGACGTGCCCGGCGAGCGCGTTTTCCTCGTGGGCGGCGCGCAACAGGGACTCGATGTCGTGGTCCGAGCGGCGCTGCGCCCCGGCGATGCGGTGGCCGTCGACGCGTTGACGTATCCCGGCTTCCGAATGACGGCGTCGCTCGCGGGACTGACGTTAAAGCCGGTGCCCTTCGCAGAGGGCGTCCCGGATCTCGATGCCCTGGAAGCGACGTGTCGTCATCACGCGGTGCGCGCGATCTACACGATGCCGACCTTGCACAATCCGCTCGGCGGGGTGTTGAACGAGGCGCAGCGTCGGCGTCTGGTAGATATCGCACGTCGCTACGACTGCCTGATCGTCGAAGACGCAACGTATGCCTATCTGGTGGACGATGCGCCGGCATCGGTCGTGACACTCGCGCCGGAGCGGACATTTCACGTGGCGAGCATTTCGAAGAGTGTGGCGACGGGGCTGCGGTTCGGCCATGTCGTGACGCCGGCGAGCCACGCAGGGGCGCTCATGCGGGTGATTCGCGCGACGTACTGGAGTCTGCCGAGCCTGGTGACGGCCATCGCCACGCGATGGATGGCGGGCGGGGACATCGTGCGTCAGGAGGAGCGCCAGCGCGAGAGCGCGAAACGGCGCCAGGCCGTCGCGCGGAAGGTGTTGCGCGGTATGGAGGTGGTGGCGCATCCCTCGTCGTTGTTTCTGTGGTTGCCCCTACCGGAAGGCCTGCGCATGGATCGGGTGGCATCTGCCCTTGCCGCAAGTGGTATCGCCGTGTCGAAGGCGCAGGCGTATGCCACGACACGCCACGCGCCGCATGCGCTTCGTCTCGGGCTCAGTTCGATGACCGACGAGCAGGTCGAGCCCGTATTGACGGCGGTTCGTGAGGTGATCGAACGGTTTCCTGTGGAGTGA
- a CDS encoding CmpA/NrtA family ABC transporter substrate-binding protein, with product MLHEAHETHEAYEAPEKRHLRVGFVALSDAAPLVVAKRLELGHEHGLTLELSRESSWAAIRDKLLTGELDAAHSLYGLVYGVQLGIGGPREDMAVLMVLNRNGQAVTVTPSLAGALADTADLRAALASLGRRPVFAQTFPTGTHAMFMNYWFAAQGIDPLTDITSIVIPPAHMVAAMEEGGLDGFCCGEPWHAVAQARGLGRTVAVSSDIWPNHPEKVLACRRDFVLRYPKTALALVRTLLSACRWLDMPGHRAEAAGWLAEPAWVGAPRDLIAARLLGDFGRLRGRHALLPVSFFDDGAVNYPHPADGMWFISQYRRWGMVGDDALAQAAHTAAAVNHTALFEAAARAEGVPVAPPPGSETLCDGRIWNTASAADLRAYVDGFAIRA from the coding sequence ATGTTGCACGAGGCGCACGAGACGCATGAGGCGTATGAGGCGCCGGAGAAGCGTCACTTGCGCGTGGGGTTCGTCGCGCTATCGGACGCGGCGCCACTGGTCGTGGCGAAGCGTCTGGAGCTTGGGCACGAGCATGGCCTCACGCTGGAGCTGAGCCGGGAGTCGTCGTGGGCGGCCATTCGCGACAAGCTGCTCACCGGCGAACTCGACGCGGCGCATTCCCTCTACGGGCTGGTCTATGGCGTGCAGCTGGGGATCGGCGGCCCACGCGAGGACATGGCGGTGCTCATGGTGCTGAATCGCAACGGACAGGCGGTGACGGTGACGCCGTCGCTGGCCGGCGCGCTGGCCGATACCGCAGACCTGCGCGCTGCCCTGGCCTCGCTCGGTCGTAGACCGGTCTTCGCGCAGACCTTCCCCACGGGCACGCACGCGATGTTCATGAACTACTGGTTTGCGGCGCAGGGCATCGACCCGCTCACGGACATTACCAGCATTGTGATTCCGCCCGCCCACATGGTGGCGGCGATGGAGGAGGGCGGGCTCGACGGCTTTTGCTGCGGTGAGCCGTGGCATGCCGTTGCGCAGGCACGCGGACTCGGACGCACGGTCGCGGTGTCCAGCGACATCTGGCCGAACCATCCGGAGAAGGTGCTGGCTTGCCGGCGGGATTTCGTCCTGCGTTATCCGAAGACGGCGCTGGCGTTGGTGCGCACCCTGCTGAGCGCCTGCCGCTGGCTCGACATGCCGGGGCACCGGGCGGAGGCGGCTGGCTGGCTGGCCGAACCGGCATGGGTCGGTGCGCCGCGCGATCTCATCGCGGCGCGATTGCTGGGCGATTTCGGGCGCTTGCGGGGGCGGCATGCATTGCTGCCGGTGAGCTTCTTCGACGACGGTGCGGTGAATTACCCGCATCCCGCCGACGGCATGTGGTTCATCTCGCAGTATCGTCGTTGGGGGATGGTCGGGGACGACGCGCTCGCGCAGGCTGCGCACACGGCGGCCGCGGTCAATCACACGGCATTGTTCGAGGCGGCGGCGCGGGCCGAGGGCGTGCCGGTCGCACCGCCGCCCGGGAGTGAAACGTTGTGCGACGGCAGGATCTGGAACACCGCGAGCGCCGCGGATCTGCGGGCTTACGTCGACGGGTTCGCCATTCGGGCGTGA